The bacterium sequence ATCGTTGCATCGGTTGCCGGTACTGCCTGATCGCCTGTCCCTACAACGCCCGTTACTTCAACTACCGGGAAAACGACGAGTGGCCCAACAAGGCCTACCCCAAGCGCTCGCACGGCGTGGCCGAATCGTGCAATTTCTGCGCCCATCGCCTGGACCAGGGGCGTCCGCCGGCCTGTGTGGAGGCGTGCCGGGACAGCGGGGCGGGCGCGCTGAAGGTCGGCGACCTCGACGATCCGGACAGCGAGATCTCCCGGTTGATCGCCGACAACTCCGTCAAGAGGATCAGGGAGGACCTGGGCACCGAGCCCAAGGTCTACTACATCGGACTCTAGCCGCCCGGATTCGTCACGATTGAACCGGGTCGAAGGCGGCGCGATGGAAATCGACTATGAACCGATCGCGGGCAGATCGACGGGTTATTACCTGCTGCTGACGGCGCTGCTGGTGCTCGTCGCGGCGGGGGTGACCGCCACCGTGCTGATGATCGCGTACGGTATCCATCTCTCGGGCATGACCAACCGCGTGCCTTGGGGCCTGCAGATCGTGATGGCCATCTTCTACATCGGGCTGTCGGCGGGTTCCCTGGTGGTGTCGGGCCTGTACGGTATCTTCGGCAAGCTGGAGTACAAGCCGTTCGCGCGGATCGCCGCCTTCCTCGCCATGCTGTTCCTGATCGCGGGTCTGTTGTCGATCGTCACCGATCAGGGCCGGATCGACCGTGTGTTCGTCCAGCCCTTCGCCCACTTCAACGCCACGTCCATGTTCTCGATCAACCCGGCCCTGTACATGGGGCACATCATGATCTGCATCTTCTACATGTGGGCCCTCTTCAAGGAAAAGGGCCGCCTGACCAAGGTGACCTCGGTGACGGTCGTGCTCTGGGCCCTGTGCGTCCACACCGGCACGGGCGCCATCTTCGCCTTCACGCCCCGCGAGCTGTACAACACGGCCCTGCTGCCGCCGAGCTTCGTGGCGGCGGCCCTCTCCTCGGGCGCCGCCCTGATGATCCTGGTCCTCGTCTCCCTGTTCCGGATCACCCGTCGGCATCTGGACGTGGCGCTCGTGATCTGGCTCGGCCGTCTGCTGGCCGTGTTCATCATCGTGGCGATGTACGTCATCCTGATCGAGAACGCCCACCGCTTCTATCTGATCGAATCGCGGGAGGCGACGTCGTACTACCTGTTCAAGGGCTACCACGCCGTGCTGTTCTGGGGCGGCTTGATCGTCGTCGGGTCGGTGGTCCCGGCCGTGCTGCTGTTCAGGCGGCGCACGGGGACATCGGTGCCCTGGATCGTGTTCTCGTCCGTCCTGGTGGTGGTCGGCGTCCTGTGCGAGAGGTACCTCATCGTGCTGCCGGGACTGGAACACCCGCCGAACCTGTTCCCCGGCATGGAGATCATCGCCTCGGCCCTCGACGAGGGGATCGTCACCTATTCCATCAGCCTGCTCGAGATCCTCCAGGCCCTGGGCGTGTTGAGCCTCATCGGCTTCATGTTCGTCCTGGGCCTGAAGTACCTTCCCCTGCTGCCCACCGAAGCGCGGGCCCACGGGCAATCCCAGATGCTGAAGGACCTGATCGCGCGGGCCACCGCGAATGCCGAAGCCGAGCCGACGAGTCCCGCGGTGTGATGCGCGCGGTGAAGTCTCAGGGGACCCCGGCGACGAGGCGGTACAGCTTCATCCCGCCGTCCGTCCACGTGAGCTGGGCGCCGTGGATCGTGAACATGTTGGTCAAGACGTACTCGTAGTCGGCCTCCAGGAAAGGCGCTATGTCGCCCGCGAGGTAGGCGTCGAACTGCGCCACGTTCACGGCCAGGGCCGCTTTCGGCATCCGCGCGAGCGCGCCGCCGGAGATGGGCCGGCCGTGGACCGTCTGGTAGAACATGGCCTGCTTGGGCCCCGAGATCGCGTCGTAGACGGCGCCGCCGCCGGGCCGGCGCGCCAGCGCCTCCACCCAGCCCGGGATCTCCGTCCGCGTCACGGGCCCGGGCGCGGGCCACAGCTCGACGACGAGCAGCAGGACCAGGGGGAGCGAGCGCCGTCCCAGTTTCTTCGCGGCGAACGCCCCGAGCACGCTCGCCGCGAGCGCGACCACGATCGACATGCGCACCGGCACGCCGCCCAGGGCCAGCGGCGGGCAGACCCGTTCCAGCAGCTCGTACGGCATGGGGACCGGCAGCGCCCGGCCGAGCACGGTGAGACGCTCGCCGAATCCCAGCACCAGGAAGACCGTGAACACGGCCCACCAGCGCCGGCAGCGGCCCCGCCAGGCCGCCAGGGCGATCAGGCCGAGGCCGATGTTCACGCTGTGCTCGTTGACCTCTCCCGCGATGCGCGACCAGATCGGCTCCGTCAGGGAGGCGAAGCGCCAGTGTCCGCCGGGGACGATCAGGGACAGGGGGTCGAGCGGGTAGAGCGCCGGATCGTGGGCCCCCTGCAGCTCCTGGCCGCGCATCGCGAGCAGGACCGCCGCCGCGAGCACGCCCGTCGTCGCCGCCGCCGGTACGAGGAAGCGCGGCAGGGCGCGCCACGGCACCTTGCGTGCGGCCAAGAAGACCGCCGTGAGCAGGCCGCAGTACATGGCGAAGTAGTAGTCCGTCAGGGCCACGGCGAACAGCGCCAGGGCGGCGGCCAGTCCCCGCCGCCAGGACGGCGCCTCCTCGAAGCGCAGCCAGAGCAAGGCGTACAGGGGCAACAATTCGGTGGAGATCAGGTTCATGTGCCCGGTCGCGTGGGCCCAACGGAAACCGGTGAAGGCGAAGGCGTAGCCCGCGAAGAGGCCGGGGGCGTCGGCGCCCGTGCAGCGGCGCGCCAACCAGTAGCAGGTCGTGCCCGATACGGCGAAGCTCAGCACGATCAGCAGGTTC is a genomic window containing:
- the nrfD gene encoding polysulfide reductase NrfD; this translates as MEIDYEPIAGRSTGYYLLLTALLVLVAAGVTATVLMIAYGIHLSGMTNRVPWGLQIVMAIFYIGLSAGSLVVSGLYGIFGKLEYKPFARIAAFLAMLFLIAGLLSIVTDQGRIDRVFVQPFAHFNATSMFSINPALYMGHIMICIFYMWALFKEKGRLTKVTSVTVVLWALCVHTGTGAIFAFTPRELYNTALLPPSFVAAALSSGAALMILVLVSLFRITRRHLDVALVIWLGRLLAVFIIVAMYVILIENAHRFYLIESREATSYYLFKGYHAVLFWGGLIVVGSVVPAVLLFRRRTGTSVPWIVFSSVLVVVGVLCERYLIVLPGLEHPPNLFPGMEIIASALDEGIVTYSISLLEILQALGVLSLIGFMFVLGLKYLPLLPTEARAHGQSQMLKDLIARATANAEAEPTSPAV